The proteins below come from a single Halostagnicola larsenii XH-48 genomic window:
- a CDS encoding PadR family transcriptional regulator, which yields MTKWLQSGRRRDICYLLAGEGERRGQQLKSDLESHYDERLEPSSFYGTLSALVEAGLLETRTEGLYDVYALTEAGENRLEEHYQWAQTCLE from the coding sequence ATGACGAAGTGGCTGCAAAGCGGGCGGCGGCGGGATATCTGTTACCTGCTCGCAGGTGAGGGCGAGCGACGCGGCCAGCAACTCAAATCCGACCTCGAGTCACACTACGACGAGCGACTCGAGCCGTCGTCGTTCTACGGGACGCTGTCGGCGCTGGTCGAGGCGGGACTGCTCGAGACCCGAACGGAGGGGCTCTACGACGTCTACGCGCTGACCGAAGCCGGCGAGAACCGACTCGAGGAACACTATCAGTGGGCCCAGACGTGTCTCGAGTGA